One window of the Saccopteryx bilineata isolate mSacBil1 chromosome 2, mSacBil1_pri_phased_curated, whole genome shotgun sequence genome contains the following:
- the REP15 gene encoding rab15 effector protein translates to MGQKPSQQVALQDSKVVLSVDSKAVLSVDSKAVLSVDSKELLGVCEVVSEAIEHAAQKLKEYLGFEDPLSNLCPARNTLNEIFLIHFVTFCQEKGVDGWLTTTKMTKHQALLFGADWIWTFWGSDKQIRFQLAVQTLQMSSLAPVESKLFELSDPESRTEESSRKSRCDKLEEFCNLVGEDCLGLFIVFGVPGKPKDIRGVILDSVKSEAVRGRLPGGEAVAQFVLETEDCVSVRELLGNCLSEKDGLREVGKVYIRIL, encoded by the coding sequence ATGGGGCAGAAACCATCGCAACAGGTGGCTCTGCAGGACAGCAAAGTGGTTCTCAGCGTGGACAGCAAAGCGGTTCTCAGCGTGGACAGCAAAGCGGTTCTCAGCGTGGACAGCAAAGAGCTTCTTGGAGTGTGTGAGGTGGTCAGTGAAGCGATAGAGCACGCGGCTCAGAAACTGAAGGAGTATCTTGGATTTGAGGATCCTCTGAGCAATCTATGCCCAGCTCGAAACACTCTGAATGAGATCTTCTTAATCCACTTCGTCACTTTCTGCCAAGAAAAGGGAGTTGACGGTTGGCTCACCACCACCAAGATGACCAAGCACCAAGCCTTACTGTTTGGGGCGGACTGGATTTGGACCTTTTGGGGATCCGATAAGCAAATAAGATTTCAGCTGGCCGTGCAGACTCTGCAGATGTCTTCTCTTGCCCCTGTGGAATCTAAGCTGTTTGAGCTCTCCGATCCAGAATCCAGGACAGAGGAGTCTTCCAGGAAGAGTAGATGTGATAAGCTGGAAGAATTTTGTAACTTGGTAGGAGAGGATTGTCTGGGCCTGTTTATCGTCTTTGGCGTGCCAGGGAAGCCTAAAGACATCAGAGGAGTTATCCTGGACAGTGTCAAAAGTGAGGCAGTGCGGGGCCGTCTGCCAGGAGGGGAGGCTGTGGCACAATTTGTCCTGGAGACTGAAGATTGTGTCTCCGTCAGAGAGCTGCTTGGAAACTGTCTGAGTGAGAAAGATGGGCTGAGAGAGGTGGGCAAGGTTTATATTAGAATCCTCTGA